A region of the Polaribacter sp. L3A8 genome:
TATGATTTAGAAGTAACGCATCAAACAAGACGAAGCCCTGCATTTAAGCAGCTTACAGTGTCTTTTCCTGATGAAAATGTTACATTTTTAAGCGATATAATATTAACGAATACAGGTTCTGGTACTTATTTAACCGAGACTATAGGGAGTATTGATTTAGAAGCAGGAACCCATGTGTTAAGGTTTAGTTTACTAGATTTTGGTTTTGATTTAGATTCTTTTGAATTTAAATTAAAAAGTTTGTCATTGCCAGAAGATATCATAACAAATAAATCAGAAATAAAAGTGTACCCAAACCCAACAATTAATTCGTTTACAATAAAATTAACTAAAATGGTTTGGGAAAGTTTGAGTATTTACAACGTTTTAGGTAAAAAAGTATATCGTAATAATTCGGGTAAAGAAGAGCTTTTTATTGATGTAAAAGAAAGTAAGATGAAAAGTGGATTGTACTTTTTAGTGATTGGAGATTCTTTTGGAAAACAACACACAAAAAAAATAATTGTTAAATAATACTATAAAAAGATGAAAAAAGTATGTTACTTAGTATTGTTACCGTTGCTGTTTTTAACTTGTACTACTAAAGATAGAAAAACAGCAGAAGAATTACATCCTAAAAACCCCAACGTTTTATTTATTGCTGTTGATGATTTAAATACTTGGTTGGGATGTTTAAATAACTATTCTAATACCAAAACGCCTAATATAGATAGGTTGGCAGCAAAAGGAGTTTTGTTTTCAAATGCACATTGTCAGGCACCATTATGTGGCCCATCTAGAGCATCGTTAATGACGGGTTTACGTCCTTCTACAACAGGTATTTATGGTATGATTTCTGATGACAAAATTCGTCGTCCTGATAATCCATCAACAAAAGAAATTACCTTTTTACCTGAGTATTTTAAAAATAACGGCTACCATACCATGGGAATAGGAAAGTTGTTTCATAAATACGCACCAAAAGGTTTATTTGATGATGAAGGAGGGCGTGTTAATGGCTTTGGTCCATTACCAAAAAAACGTTTTGTTTGGGACGGTGTTGGAACAGCAAATAAAAACTACGGACATACCAGCACAGATTGGGGCGCTTTTCCTGAGCAAGACTCTTTAATGCCAGATCATAAATCTGCAAATTGGGCGGTAGAACGTTTAAAAAGAAACTATAACAAACCATTTTTTATGGGAGTAGGTTTTTTAAGACCTCATGTGCCTTTTTATGTGCCTCAAAAATGGTTTGATATGCATCCAATAGAGGGCATTGACGTTGCTCCGTATTTAGAGGATGATTTAAATGATGTACCTCCAATAGGTCTTGCCATTAACGATTTACCAATGATGCCTTCTACAAAATGGGCAAAAGAAAGTGGAGAGTGGAAAAAAATTATACAAGCTTATTTGGCATGTATTAGTTATGTAGATTATGAGGTGGGGCGTGTGTTAGATGCGCTAGAAAATAGTGAATACGCTAACAATACCGTAATAGTGTTGTGGTCTGATCATGGATATCGAATGGGCGAAAAAGGAACTTTTGCTAAGCATGCTTTATGGGAACCAGCAACAAAAGCACCATTAATGTTTGCTGCGCCAAACTTACCTAAAGGCAAGGTAGTTAATACGCCAGTAGAAATGCTGTCTATTTACCCAACACTTTTAGAGTTATGTAATCTTCCTGCTTACGATAGAAATGAAGGGGTTAGTTTAGTATCTACCATGACAAGTGAAAAAGAAGTAAAGAATGCTTATGCTCTTACTACTTATGGGATGAATAATCATGCTGTAAAAGCTAACGGATTTCGTTTTATACAATATGAAGATGGTTCGCAAGAATTATACGACCATAGTAATGATCCAAACGAATTTACAAACTTAGCAGAAAACCCTAAATATGCAAATGAAATTGAAAAACTTAAAAAATATTTGCCAAAAGTAAATAGAAAATGGGATAAAAATTCTGCATACAATTATCAGCCTTATTTTAAAGAACAAAAGGCAAGATTAACTGCAGAATAAGAAAGTTTTATTTAACGTAGCACATTGTAAATAAATGCACCTAGTATACATTTTTAGTTAAAATAAACTATTAAAATGTGTACCAGGTGTTTTTAAATTGAAGTTATAATTAAAAAATATGATATTAAAAAAAATAGTATTAGTAACCTTGGTTATGGTAAATCTTTTTGTTTTTAAGGGTTTACAAGCACAATCTCTAAAACACCCTGTTATTTGGGTAACCGAAGCAGAAAGAGCAGATCTTTTAGAGAAAATAGACAAATATGATTGGGCAAAAAGTGTTGTAAACCAATTACATAAACGTGTTGATACTAAATTAAAGATACATCAAAGTAATCCTAATATTATTTTAAGTACTATTCCAGATTTTGCTAAACATGATCGTGAAAACACAGAACGAAAAGCAAGCCCTATAGCCGCTGGACACAATAACGTTTTAACACTAGCATCAGAATCAGGAATGTTGTATTTTTTGACTAAAGATGAAAAGTACGCGCAATTTTCTGCCGATATTTTAGCGTATTATATAGATGTTATTGCACCGTTAACCCCAGAAACAACCACTATTTGTGGTAATGAGTTTTTTGATCCAAGAACCACTTATGCTCCCTTTGCTATCGCTTACGATTTTATATATAATTATTTAACAAAGCCTAATATAAAGGTATACAACAAAGCAAAAAATACTCGTGTAGCTTTCAATAATAATAAAGCTCAAAAAGCCATTGCAAATATAGTTGGTAATGTAATGCAAGAGTACGGTAAACCAGACGAACACGGTAAAATAGTTTCTAATCACCCTATACTTACAGCTCCTGGCGCATTATTTAGTATATTTTGTATTGATGATGATGCAGAACGTAATCGTTTATTTAATGTCTTTTGGCAAAAAGGTACAGCGCATCAAAACTCATTTAAAAATACCATTTTACCTATGTTTGGAGAGCAAGGTATTTGGCCAGAATCATTAAGTTATAGTTTTATGCCTATTATAACAATGGTGTTGAATATAGTTGATAGAATTCATCCAGAAATGAATGTAACTCAAGATTATCAAAATATTTTTGAAGGTAATTTCCTTTTTGATCATTTAAGACATCCTAACAGAAAATTTGTTCGTTTTGGAGATTCTAAACGAAACAATGATGGAACACAAGACCTTTATAGGTACACATTAAGTATTGCAGAAAGACGCGGATATTCTAATTTAAAAAAGCAAGCCCAAATAGCATTAAGTCAAGCATACACCGCCCAAGGCGGATATAAACCACGTATTACTAATGACATTTTTAATAATTTTAAACCTCTAGAATTGTTTTGGGGACTTCCTATTCCAGCACATACTCAAGGTGATATTAATTTTAATAAACCAACAGTTTTAGTAAAACATGCAGGTGTTGCTTTGCAGCGTAATTATGTCGAAAAAAATAATGAATTATATGGTTTATCGGGTATTATTGGCGGAGCGCATTATGTGCATTCTCATTTAACAGGAATTTCTATGGAGCTTTATGGAGCAGGTTATATTATGGCACCTAATGCAGGACTTCCAAAATCTGTATCCGAAAGAAAAATACCATTACACGAAAATTATTTTAGACTCTATGCGGGTAATAATACCGTAATTATAAATGGAACTTCTCATGGTTTACAGCCCGGATCTTGGAAAGATGGGGCGTATGTTTGGCAAAATAAAACGGTTAATATAGCTTCGGAACCCAAACATTTAGAAAACCCAATTAGTAAAAACT
Encoded here:
- a CDS encoding sulfatase, coding for MKKVCYLVLLPLLFLTCTTKDRKTAEELHPKNPNVLFIAVDDLNTWLGCLNNYSNTKTPNIDRLAAKGVLFSNAHCQAPLCGPSRASLMTGLRPSTTGIYGMISDDKIRRPDNPSTKEITFLPEYFKNNGYHTMGIGKLFHKYAPKGLFDDEGGRVNGFGPLPKKRFVWDGVGTANKNYGHTSTDWGAFPEQDSLMPDHKSANWAVERLKRNYNKPFFMGVGFLRPHVPFYVPQKWFDMHPIEGIDVAPYLEDDLNDVPPIGLAINDLPMMPSTKWAKESGEWKKIIQAYLACISYVDYEVGRVLDALENSEYANNTVIVLWSDHGYRMGEKGTFAKHALWEPATKAPLMFAAPNLPKGKVVNTPVEMLSIYPTLLELCNLPAYDRNEGVSLVSTMTSEKEVKNAYALTTYGMNNHAVKANGFRFIQYEDGSQELYDHSNDPNEFTNLAENPKYANEIEKLKKYLPKVNRKWDKNSAYNYQPYFKEQKARLTAE